A single Cucumis melo cultivar AY chromosome 4, USDA_Cmelo_AY_1.0, whole genome shotgun sequence DNA region contains:
- the LOC103503944 gene encoding uncharacterized protein LOC103503944 isoform X1 has translation MDATSSSFKIILGSSSVARRKILSEMGYEFTIMSADIDEKAIRKEKPEELVVALAEAKADAIISNLQNIDTHEKEAEQTVLIAADTADAILGRLSTDDFMKDAEPTLLITSDQVVIYEGVIREKPASKEEARQFLKDYSGGHAATLGSVLVTNLKTGFRKGEWDRVEIFFNEIPDEVIDKLVEEGTVLYVAGGLIIEHPLILPYVKEVVGTTDSVMGLPKALTEKLLKEAM, from the exons ATGGATGCTACTTCGTCTTCGTTTAAG ATAATTTTGGGATCATCTTCAGTGGCACGTAGGAAGATATTATCTGAGATGGGTTATGAATTCACCATTATG TCTGCAGATATTGATGAGAAGGCCATACGCAAAGAAAAGCCGGAAGAGTTGGTTGTGGCTCTTGCAGAAGCAAAG GCTGATGCCATCATATCCAATTTACAAAACATTGATACACATGAAAAGGAAGCAGAACAAACAGTTTTGATTGCTGCCGACACA GCAGATGCCATCTTAGGAAGACTTTCCACGGATGATTTTATGAAGGATGCAGAGCCAACACTGTTGATTACTTCTGATCAA GTGGTGATCTATGAAGGTGTCATCAGAGAAAAACCAGCCAGCAAGGAGGAAGCACGACAATTTTTGAAAG ATTATTCAGGAGGGCATGCAGCCACACTTGGATCTGTACTCGTTACAAACCTCAAAACAGGATTTAGGAAAGGGGAATGGGATCGAGTAGAG ATCTTTTTCAATGAAATACCCGATGAAGTCATCGACAAGCTG GTCGAGGAGGGGACTGTGCTCTATGTCGCTGGAGGGCTGATTATCGAGCATCCTTTGATTTTACCCTATGTGAAAGAAGTG GTAGGGACGACGGATAGTGTGATGGGTCTTCCCAAGGCTTTGACTGAGAAGCTCTTGAAGGAAGCCATGTAG
- the LOC103503944 gene encoding uncharacterized protein LOC103503944 isoform X4, whose amino-acid sequence MDATSSSFKIILGSSSVARRKILSEMGYEFTIMSADIDEKAIRKEKPEELVVALAEAKADAILGRLSTDDFMKDAEPTLLITSDQVVIYEGVIREKPASKEEARQFLKDYSGGHAATLGSVLVTNLKTGFRKGEWDRVEIFFNEIPDEVIDKLVEEGTVLYVAGGLIIEHPLILPYVKEVVGTTDSVMGLPKALTEKLLKEAM is encoded by the exons ATGGATGCTACTTCGTCTTCGTTTAAG ATAATTTTGGGATCATCTTCAGTGGCACGTAGGAAGATATTATCTGAGATGGGTTATGAATTCACCATTATG TCTGCAGATATTGATGAGAAGGCCATACGCAAAGAAAAGCCGGAAGAGTTGGTTGTGGCTCTTGCAGAAGCAAAG GCAGATGCCATCTTAGGAAGACTTTCCACGGATGATTTTATGAAGGATGCAGAGCCAACACTGTTGATTACTTCTGATCAA GTGGTGATCTATGAAGGTGTCATCAGAGAAAAACCAGCCAGCAAGGAGGAAGCACGACAATTTTTGAAAG ATTATTCAGGAGGGCATGCAGCCACACTTGGATCTGTACTCGTTACAAACCTCAAAACAGGATTTAGGAAAGGGGAATGGGATCGAGTAGAG ATCTTTTTCAATGAAATACCCGATGAAGTCATCGACAAGCTG GTCGAGGAGGGGACTGTGCTCTATGTCGCTGGAGGGCTGATTATCGAGCATCCTTTGATTTTACCCTATGTGAAAGAAGTG GTAGGGACGACGGATAGTGTGATGGGTCTTCCCAAGGCTTTGACTGAGAAGCTCTTGAAGGAAGCCATGTAG
- the LOC103503944 gene encoding uncharacterized protein LOC103503944 isoform X6: MDATSSSFKIILGSSSVARRKILSEMGYEFTIMSADIDEKAIRKEKPEELVVALAEAKADAILGRLSTDDFMKDAEPTLLITSDQVVIYEGVIREKPASKEEARQFLKGGHAATLGSVLVTNLKTGFRKGEWDRVEIFFNEIPDEVIDKLVEEGTVLYVAGGLIIEHPLILPYVKEVVGTTDSVMGLPKALTEKLLKEAM, from the exons ATGGATGCTACTTCGTCTTCGTTTAAG ATAATTTTGGGATCATCTTCAGTGGCACGTAGGAAGATATTATCTGAGATGGGTTATGAATTCACCATTATG TCTGCAGATATTGATGAGAAGGCCATACGCAAAGAAAAGCCGGAAGAGTTGGTTGTGGCTCTTGCAGAAGCAAAG GCAGATGCCATCTTAGGAAGACTTTCCACGGATGATTTTATGAAGGATGCAGAGCCAACACTGTTGATTACTTCTGATCAA GTGGTGATCTATGAAGGTGTCATCAGAGAAAAACCAGCCAGCAAGGAGGAAGCACGACAATTTTTGAAAG GAGGGCATGCAGCCACACTTGGATCTGTACTCGTTACAAACCTCAAAACAGGATTTAGGAAAGGGGAATGGGATCGAGTAGAG ATCTTTTTCAATGAAATACCCGATGAAGTCATCGACAAGCTG GTCGAGGAGGGGACTGTGCTCTATGTCGCTGGAGGGCTGATTATCGAGCATCCTTTGATTTTACCCTATGTGAAAGAAGTG GTAGGGACGACGGATAGTGTGATGGGTCTTCCCAAGGCTTTGACTGAGAAGCTCTTGAAGGAAGCCATGTAG
- the LOC103503944 gene encoding uncharacterized protein LOC103503944 isoform X5, with translation MDATSSSFKIILGSSSVARRKILSEMGYEFTIMSADIDEKAIRKEKPEELVVALAEAKADAIISNLQNIDTHEKEAEQTVLIAADTVVIYEGVIREKPASKEEARQFLKGGHAATLGSVLVTNLKTGFRKGEWDRVEIFFNEIPDEVIDKLVEEGTVLYVAGGLIIEHPLILPYVKEVVGTTDSVMGLPKALTEKLLKEAM, from the exons ATGGATGCTACTTCGTCTTCGTTTAAG ATAATTTTGGGATCATCTTCAGTGGCACGTAGGAAGATATTATCTGAGATGGGTTATGAATTCACCATTATG TCTGCAGATATTGATGAGAAGGCCATACGCAAAGAAAAGCCGGAAGAGTTGGTTGTGGCTCTTGCAGAAGCAAAG GCTGATGCCATCATATCCAATTTACAAAACATTGATACACATGAAAAGGAAGCAGAACAAACAGTTTTGATTGCTGCCGACACA GTGGTGATCTATGAAGGTGTCATCAGAGAAAAACCAGCCAGCAAGGAGGAAGCACGACAATTTTTGAAAG GAGGGCATGCAGCCACACTTGGATCTGTACTCGTTACAAACCTCAAAACAGGATTTAGGAAAGGGGAATGGGATCGAGTAGAG ATCTTTTTCAATGAAATACCCGATGAAGTCATCGACAAGCTG GTCGAGGAGGGGACTGTGCTCTATGTCGCTGGAGGGCTGATTATCGAGCATCCTTTGATTTTACCCTATGTGAAAGAAGTG GTAGGGACGACGGATAGTGTGATGGGTCTTCCCAAGGCTTTGACTGAGAAGCTCTTGAAGGAAGCCATGTAG
- the LOC103503944 gene encoding uncharacterized protein LOC103503944 isoform X3, producing the protein MDATSSSFKIILGSSSVARRKILSEMGYEFTIMSADIDEKAIRKEKPEELVVALAEAKADAIISNLQNIDTHEKEAEQTVLIAADTVVIYEGVIREKPASKEEARQFLKDYSGGHAATLGSVLVTNLKTGFRKGEWDRVEIFFNEIPDEVIDKLVEEGTVLYVAGGLIIEHPLILPYVKEVVGTTDSVMGLPKALTEKLLKEAM; encoded by the exons ATGGATGCTACTTCGTCTTCGTTTAAG ATAATTTTGGGATCATCTTCAGTGGCACGTAGGAAGATATTATCTGAGATGGGTTATGAATTCACCATTATG TCTGCAGATATTGATGAGAAGGCCATACGCAAAGAAAAGCCGGAAGAGTTGGTTGTGGCTCTTGCAGAAGCAAAG GCTGATGCCATCATATCCAATTTACAAAACATTGATACACATGAAAAGGAAGCAGAACAAACAGTTTTGATTGCTGCCGACACA GTGGTGATCTATGAAGGTGTCATCAGAGAAAAACCAGCCAGCAAGGAGGAAGCACGACAATTTTTGAAAG ATTATTCAGGAGGGCATGCAGCCACACTTGGATCTGTACTCGTTACAAACCTCAAAACAGGATTTAGGAAAGGGGAATGGGATCGAGTAGAG ATCTTTTTCAATGAAATACCCGATGAAGTCATCGACAAGCTG GTCGAGGAGGGGACTGTGCTCTATGTCGCTGGAGGGCTGATTATCGAGCATCCTTTGATTTTACCCTATGTGAAAGAAGTG GTAGGGACGACGGATAGTGTGATGGGTCTTCCCAAGGCTTTGACTGAGAAGCTCTTGAAGGAAGCCATGTAG
- the LOC103503944 gene encoding uncharacterized protein LOC103503944 isoform X2, translating into MDATSSSFKIILGSSSVARRKILSEMGYEFTIMSADIDEKAIRKEKPEELVVALAEAKADAIISNLQNIDTHEKEAEQTVLIAADTADAILGRLSTDDFMKDAEPTLLITSDQVVIYEGVIREKPASKEEARQFLKGGHAATLGSVLVTNLKTGFRKGEWDRVEIFFNEIPDEVIDKLVEEGTVLYVAGGLIIEHPLILPYVKEVVGTTDSVMGLPKALTEKLLKEAM; encoded by the exons ATGGATGCTACTTCGTCTTCGTTTAAG ATAATTTTGGGATCATCTTCAGTGGCACGTAGGAAGATATTATCTGAGATGGGTTATGAATTCACCATTATG TCTGCAGATATTGATGAGAAGGCCATACGCAAAGAAAAGCCGGAAGAGTTGGTTGTGGCTCTTGCAGAAGCAAAG GCTGATGCCATCATATCCAATTTACAAAACATTGATACACATGAAAAGGAAGCAGAACAAACAGTTTTGATTGCTGCCGACACA GCAGATGCCATCTTAGGAAGACTTTCCACGGATGATTTTATGAAGGATGCAGAGCCAACACTGTTGATTACTTCTGATCAA GTGGTGATCTATGAAGGTGTCATCAGAGAAAAACCAGCCAGCAAGGAGGAAGCACGACAATTTTTGAAAG GAGGGCATGCAGCCACACTTGGATCTGTACTCGTTACAAACCTCAAAACAGGATTTAGGAAAGGGGAATGGGATCGAGTAGAG ATCTTTTTCAATGAAATACCCGATGAAGTCATCGACAAGCTG GTCGAGGAGGGGACTGTGCTCTATGTCGCTGGAGGGCTGATTATCGAGCATCCTTTGATTTTACCCTATGTGAAAGAAGTG GTAGGGACGACGGATAGTGTGATGGGTCTTCCCAAGGCTTTGACTGAGAAGCTCTTGAAGGAAGCCATGTAG
- the LOC103503253 gene encoding protein RADIALIS-like 3: MGSGSNWTAKQNKVFENALAIYDKDTPERWQNLARAVGGKTAEEVKRHYERLVEDVNKIETGQVPFPNYRRSGPAARGFCFLDQEQRMRSLQLN; encoded by the exons ATGGGGTCTGGATCCAATTGGACGGCGAAACAGAACAAAGTGTTTGAAAATGCATTAGCCATCTACGACAAAGACACGCCGGAGCGGTGGCAGAATCTGGCAAGAGCCGTCGGGGGCAAGACGGCGGAGGAAGTGAAACGACACTACGAAAGGTTGGTTGAAGATGTGAACAAGATCGAAACCGGCCAAGTTCCTTTCCCTAATTACAGAAGGTCCGGACCTGCCGCCAGGGGATTTTGCTTTCTTGACCAAGAACAGAG GATGAGGAGTCTACAATTGAATTGA